From a region of the Tachyglossus aculeatus isolate mTacAcu1 unplaced genomic scaffold, mTacAcu1.pri scaffold_1_arrow_ctg1, whole genome shotgun sequence genome:
- the LOC119923503 gene encoding olfactory receptor 1468-like, which yields MEMENQSHITEFILLGLPTPPGQQELYYMLFLALYLVTITGNLLIVLATGTDSHLHSPMYFFLANLSCADVCFSSTTVPKMLANMQTHNPVISYTGCLSQIYFFLLFGDLDNFILAVMAYDRYVAICQPLSYVTTMNPRRSALMVVTCWVLTAVHALVHTLLMARLSFCTERVVPHFFCDLSTLLHLSCSDTSANKLVIITFGGAFLVGPFLGILVSYTHIFYAVLRVPSVRGLRRAISTCGSHLAVVSLFYGTIISLYLCPSPSRSVEQGSVVAVLYTVVTPLLNPFLYSLHNRELLQALCRPLRMFCRGKTHCTGGLQVKGAVNCMVCSALQKQDMKSQAVSKVVEFLRFIDPCLFVVCIFSQKLAVHLYCKQDPATMVTHLIHEIMFP from the exons ATGGAGATGGAGAACCAGAGCCACATCACTGAGTTCATCCTGCTGGGGCTACCCACCCCGCCAGGGCAACAGGAGCTGTACTACATGCTGTTCCTGGCTCTGTACCTGGTCACCATAACGGGGAACCTGCTCATTGTCCTAGCCACCGGCACCGACTCACACCTCcactcccccatgtacttctttcttgccAACCTATCCTGTGCTGACgtctgcttctcctccaccaccgtccccaagatgctggccaaCATGCAGACACACAACCCAGTCATCTCCTACACTGGATGCCTGAGCCAGATTTACTTTTTCCTGTTATTTGGAGACCTGGACAATTTCATCTTGGCTGTAATGGCATAtgaccgctatgttgccatctgccagCCCCTGAGTTATGTTACAACCATGAACCCCAGGCGTTCTGCACTGATGGTGGTCACCTGCTGGGTCCTCACTGCTGTCCATGCACTGGTCCACACCCTCCTGATGGCTCGGTTGTCCTTCTGCACAGAGAGGGTGGTtccccacttcttctgtgacctaTCCACTCTGCTGCAtctctcctgctctgacacctCTGCCAATAAACTGGTCATCATCACTTTTGGGGGAGCGTTCCTGGTGGGACCATTCTTGGGCATCCTCGTCTCCTACACCCACATCTTCTACGCAGTCCTGAGGGTGCCATCTGTCCGGGGGCTGCGTCGAGCCATTTCTACCTGTGGCTCCCACCTGGCCGTGGTGTCACTTTTCTATGGGACCATCATCAGCCTTTACCTGTGCCCCTCCCCTAGCCGTTCAGTGGAGCAGGGCTCTGTGGTGGCTGTGCTGTACACGGTAGTAACCCCATTGCTCAACCCCTTCCTCTACAGCCTGCACAACCGTGAGCTGCTCCAGGCACTGTGCCGGCCCCTGCGCATGTTCTGCCGAGGGAAAACTCACTG TACTGGTGGTCTTCAAGTAAAAGGGGCTGTGAACTGCATGGTTTGCTCTGCCCTGCAA AAACAGGACATGAAGAGTCAGGCAGTTTCAAAGGTAGTTGAGTTTCTCCGCTTCATTGATCCTTGTCTCTTTGTGGTCTGTATCTTTTCACAGAAGCTGGCCGTTCACCTATATTGCAA GCAGGATCCAGCAACTATGGTCACCCATCTTATTCACGAGATCATGTTTCCCTAA